From one Magnolia sinica isolate HGM2019 chromosome 18, MsV1, whole genome shotgun sequence genomic stretch:
- the LOC131233985 gene encoding trihelix transcription factor GT-3b-like: MMMGSGENEALGRMGMISGLPLQLNAAAIAADTVSVAQKKEERVPQWTHQETRDFIAIRAELERDFNLAKRNKTLWEAVAARMKERGYRRSPDQCKCKWKNLVNRYKGKETSDPENGRQCPFFDELHAIFTERAKNMQRMLIESEAGGAQAKKKMKRLSGERSSDDFSEDDDDDEDDSEEERSTRSRKRKERPPRTPTVDKSRASGIQEVLQDFFQQQHRMEMQWREMMERRAQERSMFEQEWRQSMEKLERERLLMEHAWREREEQRRLREESRAEKRDALLTTLLNKLIREGF, translated from the exons atgatGATGGGGAGCGGCGAGAACGAAGCCCTAGGGCGGATGGGCATGATCTCCGGCCTGCCGCTGCAGCTGAATGCGGCGGCGATCGCCGCAGATACAGTTTCGGTGGCTCAGAAGAAGGAGGAGAGGGTCCCACAGTGGACCCACCAGGAGACGAGGGATTTCATTGCGATCCGGGCGGAGCTTGAGAGGGATTTCAATCTCGCGAAGCGGAACAAGACGCTTTGGGAGGCGGTCGCTGCAAGGATGAAGGAGAGAGGGTATAGGAGGAGCCCCGATCAGTGCAAATGCAAGTGGAAGAATCTCGTCAATCGGTATAAG GGGAAAGAGACATCTGATCCGGAGAATGGCCGGCAATGCCCATTCTTTGATGAGCTGCATGCCATTTTCACTGAGCGTGCAAAGAACATGCAGCGCATGCTCATTGAATCTGAAGCTGGTGGTGCTCaagcaaagaagaaaatgaagaggcTGAGTGGGGAAAGATCGTCGGATGATTTTTCAgaggacgatgatgatgatgaagatgacagCGAAGAGGAGCGCTCCACAAGGAGTAGGAAGAGGAAGGAGAGGCCTCCGCGGACGCCAACAGTGGACAAGTCAAGGGCCAGTGGCATCCAAGAAGTCCTTCAGGACTTCTTCCAGCAGCAGCACCGAATGGAAATGCAGTGGCGGGAGATGATGGAAAGGAGAGCACAGGAGAGGTCTATGTTCGAGCAAGAATGGCGGCAGTCAATGGAGAAACTGGAGAGGGAGAGGTTGCTCATGGAGCATGCGTGGCGGGAAAGAGAGGAGCAGAGGCGGTTGAGGGAAGAAAGTCGGGCCGAGAAGAGGGATGCCCTTTTAACAACTCTGTTGAATAAGCTCATTCGTGAAGGCTTTTGA